A stretch of the bacterium genome encodes the following:
- a CDS encoding glutathione S-transferase C-terminal domain-containing protein, translating into MHTLYGSTISYYAGKLEAYLRYRGHAYALLPHAPHEALIREGAGAVQSPVLRLEDGRWASDTTPILRWFETEYAETGTPSIFPEDPALRFVALLLEDHADEWLWRPAMHYRWSFLQDRDHASGHLVDEMLAGVPTPRDELRAMMVERQHGGFVLRDGVTDATRGHVEATAMASYDQLEAILEERPFLLGERRTIADFGFVGPMLRHFAQDPTPAELMRQRAPKLFTWVARMWEASPDPAGAALIQAIDAPLATLVREACETHMIQLRDNAKAFAAGASHFESTIQGCDYEQLPVSRYRVWCLEELRREWARLDDAAKETVRAHLTNEAHTLLSDAEPIARSDYDEANAAPFNRAINVYGDGVPG; encoded by the coding sequence ATGCACACGCTCTACGGCTCGACGATCTCCTACTACGCGGGCAAGCTCGAGGCGTACCTCCGCTATCGGGGACACGCCTACGCGCTGCTGCCGCACGCGCCGCACGAAGCCCTGATCCGGGAAGGCGCCGGGGCCGTGCAGAGCCCCGTCCTGCGCCTCGAAGACGGACGCTGGGCCTCGGACACGACGCCGATCCTCCGCTGGTTCGAAACCGAGTATGCCGAGACGGGAACGCCGTCGATCTTTCCCGAGGACCCGGCGCTCCGTTTCGTGGCGCTGCTCCTCGAGGACCATGCGGACGAGTGGCTGTGGCGGCCGGCGATGCACTACCGCTGGAGCTTCCTTCAGGACCGGGATCACGCGAGCGGACACCTCGTCGACGAGATGCTGGCCGGCGTCCCGACGCCGCGCGACGAGCTCCGCGCGATGATGGTCGAGCGTCAGCATGGCGGCTTCGTCCTGCGGGACGGCGTGACCGACGCGACGCGCGGGCACGTGGAAGCAACCGCGATGGCGTCCTACGACCAGCTCGAAGCGATTCTCGAAGAGCGGCCCTTCCTGCTCGGCGAGCGACGCACCATCGCCGACTTCGGATTCGTCGGGCCGATGCTCCGCCACTTCGCGCAGGACCCGACGCCCGCGGAGCTCATGCGCCAGCGCGCACCGAAGCTCTTCACCTGGGTCGCGCGGATGTGGGAGGCGAGTCCGGATCCGGCGGGCGCGGCGCTCATCCAGGCCATCGACGCACCCCTCGCGACGCTCGTCCGAGAGGCCTGCGAGACGCACATGATCCAGCTGCGCGACAACGCGAAGGCCTTCGCGGCGGGCGCCTCGCACTTCGAGAGCACGATCCAGGGCTGCGACTACGAGCAGCTCCCGGTCTCCCGCTATCGCGTCTGGTGCCTCGAGGAGCTCCGCCGCGAGTGGGCGCGCCTCGACGATGCCGCGAAGGAAACGGTCCGGGCGCATCTCACGAACGAGGCGCACACGCTCCTCTCCGACGCGGAGCCGATCGCCCGCTCCGACTACGACGAAGCGAACGCAGCGCCCTTCAATCGCGCGATCAACGTCTACGGGGACGGCGTCCCCGGATGA
- a CDS encoding methyltransferase domain-containing protein, giving the protein MPEIRRSERAEPPQSLIPQPDHPIAFLKGFLDRPKEVGSIIPSSRWMERRITRTAEIASAHVVVELGPGTGGTTKALLQAMAPDAKLLAIEINPGFCELLRSTIDDPRLIVHHGSAAEIPEALEKNGLDAPDAVLSGIPFSTMPKAVGLAILHSVKESLAPGGRFVAYQFRDVVHTLGKRVFGKASVQLELLNVPPMRVYRWDTDER; this is encoded by the coding sequence TTGCCCGAGATTCGTCGGTCCGAGCGGGCCGAGCCCCCCCAGTCGTTGATTCCCCAGCCCGACCACCCGATCGCCTTCCTCAAGGGCTTCCTCGATCGACCGAAGGAAGTCGGCTCGATCATTCCGAGCTCCCGCTGGATGGAGCGACGGATCACCCGGACCGCCGAGATCGCGAGCGCCCACGTGGTCGTCGAACTCGGCCCGGGCACCGGCGGAACGACCAAGGCGCTGCTCCAGGCGATGGCTCCCGACGCGAAGCTCCTCGCAATCGAGATCAACCCGGGCTTCTGCGAGCTGCTCCGCTCGACGATCGACGACCCGCGCCTGATCGTCCATCACGGCAGCGCGGCCGAGATCCCGGAGGCGCTCGAGAAGAACGGCCTCGACGCTCCCGACGCGGTGCTCTCGGGCATCCCCTTCTCGACGATGCCGAAGGCGGTCGGGCTCGCGATCCTCCACTCCGTCAAGGAGAGCCTCGCACCCGGCGGCCGCTTCGTCGCGTACCAGTTCCGCGACGTCGTCCACACGCTCGGCAAGCGCGTCTTCGGCAAGGCCAGCGTCCAGCTCGAGCTGCTGAACGTGCCGCCCATGCGCGTCTATCGTTGGGATACGGACGAGCGCTGA